One segment of Gammaproteobacteria bacterium DNA contains the following:
- a CDS encoding IS1 family transposase translates to MLNHLNSQEVLVEIQKAEDQEAELDEMWSYVQSKKHPRWLWHAIDHYTGKVLAYTFGDHKDEVFLKLREILEPFGITRFYTDDWGAYECHLPPEQHTVGKANTQKIERKHLTLRTRIKR, encoded by the coding sequence GTGCTGAACCACTTAAATTCACAGGAAGTCCTCGTTGAGATTCAAAAAGCTGAAGATCAAGAAGCCGAACTAGACGAGATGTGGAGTTATGTTCAGAGTAAAAAACATCCGCGTTGGCTGTGGCATGCGATCGATCATTACACCGGAAAAGTTCTCGCTTATACCTTCGGTGATCACAAAGATGAAGTGTTTTTAAAGCTTAGAGAGATTCTAGAACCTTTTGGAATAACCCGATTTTATACGGATGACTGGGGAGCCTACGAATGCCACTTGCCACCCGAACAGCATACGGTCGGTAAGGCAAATACTCAAAAAATTGAACGGAAACACCTCACCCTACGGACGCGCATTAAAAGATGA
- a CDS encoding IS630 family transposase — protein sequence MSQHSLFRPLWARWRSGADHSISLLEQNASREDGSRDVVYVDESGFHDNIRNEWGWSPRGEIIIGERKSKPTEKLNLIGGLINNEIIAPLAYASYTDTEIFNTWLEKCLIPVLPKNCIIVMDNASFHKSEETRSIIKENGHQLLFLPPYSPDLNPIENYWAILKGKLKKFFQIVKLFIDALTAVFQTI from the coding sequence TCACTATTTCGCCCGCTTTGGGCTCGTTGGAGGAGCGGGGCGGACCATTCCATTAGTCTCTTAGAGCAAAATGCATCGCGTGAAGATGGGTCTCGTGATGTTGTTTATGTTGATGAATCTGGATTTCATGACAATATCAGAAATGAATGGGGTTGGAGCCCAAGGGGCGAAATCATTATCGGTGAGAGGAAAAGCAAACCCACTGAAAAACTTAATTTGATTGGTGGTCTCATCAATAATGAAATTATTGCTCCGCTGGCCTATGCATCTTATACGGATACGGAGATATTTAATACTTGGCTTGAGAAGTGCTTAATCCCCGTACTCCCAAAAAATTGTATTATTGTTATGGATAATGCAAGCTTTCATAAATCGGAAGAAACAAGAAGCATTATTAAAGAAAATGGACATCAGTTGTTATTCTTACCTCCTTATTCACCTGATTTAAATCCTATTGAAAACTACTGGGCTATTCTTAAGGGGAAGTTGAAAAAATTCTTCCAAATTGTTAAACTCTTTATTGATGCATTAACAGCGGTTTTTCAAACTATCTAA
- a CDS encoding DDE-type integrase/transposase/recombinase: MSNTLETTFCLECLEGALAHRQPMIFNTDQGTQFTSVAFTGCLAQAGIRISMDGRGRAHDNSFVERLWRSVKYEEVYPKAYETLGSVPDMVFILKPRIHTD; encoded by the coding sequence TTGTCCAATACTTTGGAGACCACCTTTTGCCTGGAGTGCTTGGAAGGAGCCCTGGCGCATCGCCAGCCGATGATCTTCAACACCGATCAAGGAACCCAGTTCACGAGCGTCGCTTTTACCGGGTGCTTGGCGCAAGCCGGAATCCGAATCAGTATGGACGGTCGAGGGCGGGCGCATGACAATAGCTTTGTCGAACGGCTCTGGCGGTCCGTAAAATATGAGGAGGTGTATCCGAAGGCCTATGAAACGTTGGGTAGTGTTCCAGACATGGTTTTTATACTAAAACCCCGAATTCATACCGATTAA
- a CDS encoding ATP-binding protein, whose product MNPDPDTLPGLLARLQLTALRDQLDTLLDEAARREFNLREALTFLCQAEVARREQRRLEMAARLAKFPFARTLDGFDFAAQPSLDPKQLRELALCRWVAHGDALLLLGPPGVGKTHLAVALGGLAIQHGYSVLFTPATALVAHLAKAHADGRLEERLTHWANPKLLIVDELGYLPFEPNAAHLFFQLVSRRYERGSLLITSNRSVGEWGTVFGDPVVATAILDRLLHHSQVLTIRGDSYRLREKRRSGLLKPVSVSPTQ is encoded by the coding sequence ATGAATCCAGACCCCGATACCCTGCCCGGCTTGCTCGCCCGTTTGCAGCTGACCGCGCTGCGCGATCAACTGGATACCTTGTTGGATGAGGCCGCTCGGCGCGAATTCAACCTGCGCGAGGCCCTGACCTTCTTGTGCCAAGCCGAGGTCGCGCGTCGGGAACAGCGACGCTTGGAGATGGCTGCCCGCTTGGCCAAGTTCCCGTTCGCCCGCACCCTGGACGGCTTCGACTTTGCGGCGCAACCGTCCCTTGATCCCAAGCAACTGCGCGAATTAGCGCTGTGCCGCTGGGTCGCCCACGGTGATGCCTTGCTCCTCCTCGGGCCGCCGGGCGTGGGGAAGACGCATCTGGCCGTGGCTTTGGGCGGCCTGGCGATCCAGCACGGCTATTCCGTCTTGTTCACCCCGGCCACGGCCCTCGTCGCTCACCTGGCCAAGGCCCACGCCGACGGTCGCCTAGAGGAACGACTGACCCATTGGGCCAACCCGAAGTTATTGATCGTCGACGAATTGGGTTACCTGCCGTTCGAGCCCAACGCCGCCCATCTGTTCTTCCAGTTGGTCTCGCGACGCTACGAACGGGGCAGCTTGCTGATCACCAGCAATCGCAGTGTGGGGGAATGGGGAACCGTCTTCGGCGATCCCGTCGTGGCGACGGCGATCCTCGATCGCCTCCTTCACCACAGCCAGGTGTTGACCATCCGCGGCGATAGTTATCGCCTGCGGGAAAAACGCCGGTCTGGCTTGCTGAAGCCCGTTTCGGTCTCTCCAACCCAATAA